The Sus scrofa isolate TJ Tabasco breed Duroc chromosome 6, Sscrofa11.1, whole genome shotgun sequence region GAACCATCCCGTCAGAGTGATGGAAGAGATCTGAGCTGAGCGAGGCTGAGGGAGGGTCAGTTGAAGCCAAATCAGGCAAGGCTTTCTTTTATTCTAAGAATAATTGGAGATACAGGATTAAATTTGACATTTCAAAACCACTATTTTGGCTGCTAGTTGAAAAATGGATTGGAGGTAGAGAGAGTCCCTGGGGACTGCTGCCAGTCATCCAGGAGAGATGAGAGCTTTCTGACCGCGAGCAGTAGCAGTGAAGGTGGAGCTGATGGATTTGGTGATAGGATGACGTAGGAGGGAGTGACAGAATGACACCAGAGTTGCCAGTTTGCACGTCTGGGTACATGGTGGTGCTGTTTTCATAGATTAAGGCCAATGGAAGAGAATCAGGTCTGAGGAAAGATCGTGGATACAGTCATTGTTGAGGATGAGGGGTCTTGGGTTCAGCCAACAGGAGACCTCAAGCATACAGGTCTGAAACTGGAGGAGGTGCCCGGACTAGAGTGTATGTTGGGGCATTTTCAGCATTTGTACAAATTAAATCACTGAAGTGAGTGAGATTGCCTAGCGTGGCATGAGTGTGTCTGGAGAGTCATGTGAAAAGAGAGGCGTCTAGGTCCTCTGACATTTAAGGGTGGGTGGAACAGGGTGAGCTGGCAAAGAAGACTTAAGAGTAGGAGCCTGACGCTGCAGGCAAAGCAGGAGAATGTGGATGAAGCACCTAGATGGTTGTTACTGCGGGAGGGAGTACGGGTCAGAAACGATGGGGTAGGTTGAGGAGTGAGTAGAAGGTAAGGAAGTGGAGAGGTGTTTGGCTGTGGGGGGTAGACGAGGGCTAGTGTACCAAGCAGGGAAAATGGATGGAAGCCTGAGCATGTTTGCATACTGGCGGGAGGGTGCAGAAGCAAGGGTGATGGGCACAGAGAAAGtggctaatttaaaaatatgaggatccagcgttgctccaagctgtggtgtaggttgcagatgcagctcagatttgacccttagcctgggaacttaccatatgccgcaggtacagccataaaaaggaaaataaaataaaaataggaggtTATGAAATCCAGAAAACAGGTGGGAAGACTGACCTTCGATGTATTTGCTGCAAAGTTGGAGAAGACACCTGCAAGTTTAGTTTCTAGAAGaacctttaaggagttcccaggaaatggcttctgttttctctgtggaGTAGGTGTCATTGTCTCATGACCCTGGAGTTAGGAAAGAGTAGGAGGAGACACAGGTTTGGAGGTAGCCAAGAAGGTTTGAATCATTGTAGAAAGGCATGGAACCAGTTAGAGGACCGAGATGGAACAGGATTGTTTAGAACAATCTAATTCCGCTGAGTAGTCCATGGTTGACTGGTTTTTTCCCTTCTGCATATCTCCATTCACATGGCTGTGTAATCCCTATTGTATTTACTCGAACTCAGTTAataacatttgggttttttccattttttaaagtattataaacCTGTTTGTATGATATATTTAAGTACATTTCTGGTTGGTTTCTTTAGGACAAATTCTGAGAAGTGGAGTTGGTCTTTGAGGAAGTGCATCAATCAGAAGAAATCACACTAGTTATCCAGATAGAATTTAACTGAAGAATTgttaactaggagttcctgtcatggctcagcggtaacaaacctgactggcatccatgaggatgcaatttcaatccctggccttgctcagtgggctaaggatcctgtgttgcccagagctgtggtgtaggtcacatatgcggcttggatctcatgttgctgtggctgtggtgtaggctggtggctgcagctccaattcgacccctagcctgggaacttctatatgctgcaagtgtggccctaaaaaaaccaaaaccaagaccaaacaaacaaaaagaattgttAACTAGATAACTAGATGTGACGTTAACTAGATGTGATGGTACCAAGAGGATAAAAAGAACAGTAAGGTACCATTGAGGGAGCACCTGCAGGGAGTAGCTCCCATCCCAGGGCTAAGGGAACAGAGGGAAGAGTTGGAATGATTCAAACTATAAGCTCGATAGAGAGTCTGTGGAGATGAAGCTCAGACTCCTGAGGAGGGGGTGCTACTCAGCTGGTGCTGATGTCGCGGAGCTTGGAGGAAGGGTCCCTTGGGGCTGGAGCCTGCCCTCTGGGGGTTGGAGAAATGGTGGAGCggatgggggagggtgggcaAGAAGAGGATGGTGGCCAGATGAAACTAGTTCTGCAAGTGCTGGGAATACTGCCCACTAGGTTCAGCTGCTGAACTGGACACAACTGCAGCCTCAGGGAGGAAGGCTCCTGCTCACGGCAACCACTAGCAGACAGGGAGCCATCAGCAGTCAGTACCCCCCACTCGAGCCTCGCAGTCTCCCTCTAGCGGTCTGTCGGCAGAGCTAACATGGAGCCAGCAGTGTGGCTCGCTGGGCCCCACCTCCTCCACGCTCAGCGACACAGGCACACAGTGAGCTTGCAGGCGCCCTTAGTGTTGATGCTGCTGCTACTCTGATGGTGATGTGAGTTTCGCCAAACTGCTCTCCAAAAAGGCCGTCTACTCCCACCAGAACAGTCACTTTCCCTACTCCCAACAGTGGGAATTCATAGAGTGGATAGGTTTTTTGTtccttgtttgtcttttgtccctgCTGCCATCAGGGTTCTGCCTTTAGCAGTGATTGCTGTATATCAGGGATAGTAAATGGTCTCAGTGGCTTTGTAaactaattcttcttctttttttttttttttgctttttaagggccactcttgaggcatatggaggttcccaggctaggggtctaatcgaagctacagctgccagcctgagctggagccacagcaacgccagatctgagccgagtctacaacctacaccacagcttatggcaacgccggatccttaacccattgagcaaggccagggattgaacctgcaacctcatggttcctagtcggattcgtttccactgcgccatggcaggaactctggctTTGTTAACTTCCTCACAACTCATTAAGAAAagtttgtgggttgtttttttttttttttcttttaaacaattgAGAGATCTACTTTCCAAGAGATTTAGGTGAAATGAGTTGTTGCGGAAGAGAGAGTTACAGGTGCTTTTCCTGAACCCCCCTACCCCCCACacctttttgggctgcacctgcagcatgtggaagttcctggaccagggatcaaacccaggtctcagcagtgacaatgctgagtccttaactgctaggccaccagggaactcccctgagccCTTTAATAATGGTTACAATTCTAGGTTACCAGTGTCAGAACTCAACTGGCTCAAGCAAGAAAGGGAGTGTTTTGGCTCATTTAGTAGCAGAGGAGTCTAGGAGTAGATCTGGCACCACGTTCTTAGCTTGTGCTGCTGGGAACTGTCTCTCCAGCATTTCTGCTTTGCTTCTCTGTGAGCTTCATTCTCTGCGGGGCTTCCCAGGCAGAACTAAAAACGGCTCAGCAGCCGCAAAAGAGAGTACGTCTTTCCCATCAGGACTCGCAGAGTCTGGAGGCAGCCTCTTAGGGCTGGGGTTTGGTCCCGGGCACAGCCCCGAACTAGTTGCTGTGAGCTCCACTTATCCAGGTCTGGATCCCCTGCTTTGTGTCACACCCACAGGCTGGACAGAGTGCAGAGGGGCACCCTGATCATGCGGACCGGGAATGAAGAGTGGGGCTGTCCCACTGACAACCAAGCTGCCGTTAGGAGAAGGGGCACTAGGGATGAGCAGACAGCAGATGCGCGCTGCACCCACCCACCGctttcctgcctctcctctccccctttccctttgtaGTCTCTGGGTCTCTCCACCGCGGCCGCCAGCATGTTTGGGAATGATGGCAGTGAGCTGATACTGCATTTTGTGACCCAGTGCAACGCCCGGCTCACCCGTGTGCTGGAAGAGGAGCAGAAGCTGGTTCAGCTGGGCCAGGCAGAGTAAGTCCTGTGGCATCATTGCTCATGGTGGCAACTAAGGAGCGAGGGACCTCAGGCCCTAGCAGCTGTCCCCAGGAAGCCAATCCAAGCAGGCTCAAAAGCGTAGCAGTGAGCAGCCCTGCTGCTCTGCTGGGACTGAAAGGCAGCTGCCTGTCTCATTTGTTGCTGGTAGGACCCTCCCTGCTGGGGCTGAGTAAACCGTGTAGCCCACGCCCGTGCCTTTGACCCAGAgacatactgttttcttttcccccttccaGGAAGAAGAAGACAGACCAGTTCCTGAAGGATGCTGTAGAAACCAGACTGAGAATGCTGATCCCGTACATTGAGCATTGGCCCCGGGTACAGAGTCCACAGCCGGGCCCCAGGGCAACTGCATATTCGTGTTTATGGGCTTCAGCACCTTCACGCAGGGGGCCCTGCCCACTGTTCAGAAGTCAGCTCGCCAATCTCCACAAGCCCAGGGAGACACAGCACACTTGGTAGCGCTAGGTTTCAGATTTGCCAAAGAGAGGACCTCTGAGCCATCTTTGTCTTGGTTCCAGGAAACCTGAGTGGCCTGGGTCCTAGATCACACCCTTGTGGAGTCTTAGTGGCCTGAGTGTGCCACCAGGTCTTCAGTGAGGAGGAATCCGTGAAGGAGATTAGAAAAGTCAGAAGATTTTACTGGCCATTATCCATTATCTTGTCATGTTCTAGATCTTGGGAGGCTGGGACTTTTTTTCATTATGTCACCGTGGTGCTTTGAGAATTGGAGTATTCATTCCAAGggcttttcctccctttcctgaaGCTCCTTTTTTTCAAAGTGTGTCACAGTGTAAGCCATTCCTTCAGAAAGTCAAAGCAGAGAATTCccacagcactgtgggttaacaatccagcttgtctgtggaggcaccagttcgatcccaggcccggcgcagagggttaaggatctggggttgccgcagctgtggtgtgggtcatgctccagcttgggtttgatccctggcccgcaagcttccatgtgccacaggtatagctgaaaaaagaaaaaggcaaagcacAGCAGAACTGAGAGGACCCCCAGATCACCTTGTGTCCTCTGGCCAGCTGGGGGACTTGAGCATATCATTTCCATCAGTCACTTGCCAGACATTTGAACACCAGCCATGTGCCTCACGGCGGCGGCCCAGGTGTGAGGGAGTACAGCCGGCCATAGCCATTCCTTGCCCACACTCGGCTTCCAGACCTCCGGCTTGACTCATTCCCCCTCGCATTTAAAGCAGCGCAATGGGTGTATTAGGCCCTGGCTGCCTCCTTATTCAGCCTGTTTCCTTCTGGGCTACTTGGAGAAAACCTTCCAGCCAATCCGGGATGCCTCCGACCGGCTCCCGTGGGCCACAGCCTGTGGATTTTAGAGTTGGCCAAGTAGCAGGCCTTGTACTCTCAGGAGTCAATGTCTGCTAATAGAGGCATCTCTGGGTTGTGCCATCAATTGTATTGAAGGATTTTTGGTTTCTGGagtttttttcagttaaaaggggaaaaaaaaaaagaaggggaggagttcctcATGAGGCTGCATCGGGGCATCAAGGGCAGGACGACCGCTGCACTCTGGGAGAGGCCTAGGATTTGGGCTTAGCAACTACCCCCAgactcccctcccacctctgctcctTTCTCCACGTTGCAGAATGGGGTGCCTTCCCCAGTCTTACACTCAGTGCTTAAAGCCACCAGGCTAGACCTGAGTGTCTGCATGCCCCAGTCCTCATACTCGGTGCTGAGAGTCTGAGAGGGCCGGCTGAGGCTCGGCTCTGCCCTGGCTCCCATCAGCCAAGGTCGGGGTCGTTAGCCCCCAGGAGCTCATGCCAGCGGGTGAAGATGGTGGGTCTCTGAAGGCAGGCCGGGCGGGCCCCTTTCATACCCCCACTGGTGTGCAGTGCCTCTTCCTCTGTCCTCCCCTCAGGCCCTCAGCATCCTCATGCTCCCTCACAACATCCCGTCCGGCCTGAGCCTGCTCACCAGCATGGTGGACGACATGTGGCATTACGCTGGGGACCAGTCCACGGATGTGAGTGCTTTCGGCGAGCCCACAGGTTACCGAGAAAGGCTTGGGTTAAGTTTGTGCGATTTCTTTGATCACAGTTCCCTTCAGGGGGACTGCAGTGCCATTCCCATCTTAGGAAGGAGAGACTAAGGTATGAAGAGGGCCCTCAGCAGGCACAGTGGGATCTAGGTCATCTTCATTTAGGGACCAGTGTTGGAGCCACAAACCAGTGCtgttcctcccccgccccccgccccatagTGGTGACACAGGGCATCATAGGGCCTGGTGATTTGGCTGCCATTTATAATCATCTCCCCCTCAGTCTCCTAGATCTAGATTCTGTAGCAGACTTTATCAATGCGTGTCTTTCATGAGactgcttaaaattaaaaaaaaaaaaaaatgccatggagACACccattgctttaaaaagaaaccGCCCTGCAAGCTTATCTTGGCCTGCTTTGCTGAGAGATCAATAAGCCTTTAAACAGGCCCCAGGAAAGAATCTGACTTGTTAATGCTATGATATTTCTggtaggaaatttttaaaatatatacatatatatgtacatatatatatacacacaccttcATAAAAGAAATTAACATGTGGTTGTATTTTTGTGAAATCCAGGCTGGGAGGCAGAGATGTTCCCACCACCATTCTAACAAAGTACTTTAATAAACTTCCCTCATGTGGGAATATACCACCAACAGAGATGATAGAAAAATGAAGTTAGCAAAGAAATTAGAGGGATAAAACATGAAGCAGCTGAGCTAGTGTTCTGAAGCATGGTTGGCCAGGACAGTCAAAAGTTGCTGCAGGCCTTGAACTCGCAGCTCCTCACGGGTGTTCCAGTCTGTCCGTGATGCTGTTACACTGATGAACGCTCCAGGGTTTGGTCCTAACAGGCTGACCGTAGAGCCTCCCCAGAGCTTAGGTGTCCTGAGACTTAGGCTGTCACCAGTGTTTCCAAAGCCGAGTGGATGTAGCAAAATCACATGGGACGCTTATTAAACATCCAGGTCCTGGCCTGTACGTCAGACCTACTGACTCTCAATTCTAGGAGGTTGGGCCCAGGAGCTTGCCTTTTTAGGCTCTTGGGTGATCCTGATGCCTAGCTCAGTTCGGGAACAGCAGTCTCGTCCCGAGGGCCATGTGTATCcatgagggaaagaagaaatggggtgggggagcccaTGAGTGCCAGTGGCTTTGGGTAGGAACTACCTCAGACTTCCCCCAACCCACAGCAGCAGTGATGACCCACCTTGCTGGATGGGTTTCTTGGCAGTTTAACTGGTACACCCGCCGTGCAGTGCTGGCTGGCATCTACAATACGACAGAGCTGGTGATGATGCAGGACTCCTCCCCAGACTTTGAGGACACGTGGCGCTTCCTGGAAAACCGGATTAACGATGCAATGAACATGGGCCACACTGCCAAGCAGGTAACTGGGGGCTAAGCCTTTGGGAAGCTTCCTCACTGTTCTTCTTGGGCCACACTGGTCACCTGTCTGTTCCTTTGCTCCCCTTTGGCCCCAGGTGACAATCCTCAGGGCCTTCCCAGGGGACCTGACTGGCTGTTCTTCATCCCAGCCCTTCCCTACAAGCCACACGTGGCCTGTTTGTGTTGTGTCATCCATGGGCTCTCCCTCCAGTAAATGGGCCCTCTTGACTCTACCTGTTGCGGCCAGTAGGCCTACTGATTTGTCCTCCCTGTCTCCCCTTTGAGCCAGGGGTGGGGACTTAAGAGAACCCAACCTGACTCCTCCTAGGTGAAGTCCACCGGAGAGGCACTGGTGCAAGGACTCATGGGTGCGGCGGTGACGGTGAGTACTGCCCAGCTCATCCCTGCCCCTCCGGCTCCAGCCCTGTGATTCCTACATTTGTCACTGACCCCATGTAGTCTTCCAACCAGTAGATCCCAGATACCCCACTTCTGTATTTTTCACTGGCATCAAGAGACAGTACTGGCTCCCAGGACCCTGGTATGTCGGATCTCATCATAACCACACGCGCGGCTTTGAAAACCCAGATCTCTCCCCTTGAAGTCCTAGGCGTAGGGCGAAGTCTCATCActctctttttccatccctttatcaGCTCAAGAACTTAACAGGCCTAAACCAGCGTCGGTGAGCAAGCAGGGACGTAAGCTAGAGTGCCCAGAAGAAAACCCGTGGATATATTTAAAGGGCTTTGAAATGTATGAGGTGCCGTCCACGGAACAGGGCGTTAACGAGAACACACAGAAGGATCTATCATACTACCACAGCCTCCTGCAAACCAGGGCACTGGAGGATACAGTCAGAGCCTGGGGTTGGGACACTTCAGTTCATAACACCAGGCCAGGCCTCCCGATGCCTTTCAGCACCTCAGCCGTGTGATTGGAAAACGCAACACTCAAGCATCCTGACCACAGAAACCCAGCACGTTCCTGTCGTGGCCTCTCAGGCAGCTTGATCGTGTCTTAACCTCCCCAGAAGTGCTCTGTGGGGCTCCAAGTTGGAATCAGGGTCTGAAGTCACCCCAGGTGGCAGCTCCTCTACAGCACAGCACAGACCTGTACACCCAGAGGGTTCTGTGCTGCCTTTCCTTTCTCTGGCATCCTGAGATGCTGCACCTGGGAACCCCCTCAGCAAGCTGCCTCACTTGAGACAGGTGCCTGCTGGACAGTGTGCTCAACCTGGTCAGAGGTGTGATGCCTGGCCCCTTGTTGAGTTACACTAGCACATGTTGCAGGATTATTAGTGAACTTAGAGTctgtaaaaattataataaatacgTTTGAAGCAATTTCCTGTTGTGTAGGTAGTTTCCATACAAACCACGGCAGGTGTCCAAGACCCCAGAGGGAGACAGCAGTGTTGAGGAAAAGGCTGGAAGCTAGCAGACCTGGGGTTCTGGTCCTAGCGCTGCCTGATATTACTGGGAAGTTGTGACAGCTCCGTATGTGTGGGCCCAGGCTTCCCATCAGTACAATGTGGGTGATGGCCTTTCCCTGCTGtgcaaccccccctcccccgccaccactATTAGTTCCTTTGGCAcctcctgtttctgtttcattgacaCAGTTGCTAGCTTTACTAATTGTCAGTGTCTCAACTGACTGCgcttctcctccctgcccccctttttttttctttttaaggccgcacaagcagcatgtggaagctcccaggctaggggtcgaattggagctgcagctgctggcctacaccgcagccacagtagcgcaggatccaagctgcgtctttgacctacaccacagctcatggcaacattggatccttaacccactgagcgaggccagggatcgaaccctgcatcctcatggatattagttgggttcattaccgctaagccacagcagaaactcctccctctttttaaaaaattaatttgtttttatggtGCAcccgtggtatgtggaagttcctgggccagggattgaatatgagccacagctgtgatcttcGCCATagttatggcaacaccagaccctctaacccacagtgctggaccaggaatcgaacccgtgctTCTGcaatgacctaagccactgcagtgagatgcttaacccacagcaccacagcaggaactcttgggcTCTCTTTTTTAAGTCTAGTTAACTCTTATATTTGTCTGCTTAGGCTGCTGTGACAAaatgtctcacagttctggaagctgggaagtccaagatcacagTGCCAGCCAATACGGTTCTTGATGAGCGCTTTCTTCCTGACTTGAATGAAGGTGGCCACCTTCTCTTTATATTCTCACacgggagagagagagggagctgtCTCTTCCTGTTCGTATTGGGACGCTAACTTCATGAGTCCTGCCCTCCTG contains the following coding sequences:
- the COQ9 gene encoding ubiquinone biosynthesis protein COQ9, mitochondrial: MAAAVSGAVARAGWRLLQLRCRLPVSRCRAALVPRAFHASAVQLRSTDQQKQQPLPSSQQHSETRGAEEPSPESSHSPPRYTDQGGEEEEGYESEEQLQHRILTAALEFVPAHGWTAEAIAEGAKSLGLSTAAASMFGNDGSELILHFVTQCNARLTRVLEEEQKLVQLGQAEKKKTDQFLKDAVETRLRMLIPYIEHWPRALSILMLPHNIPSGLSLLTSMVDDMWHYAGDQSTDFNWYTRRAVLAGIYNTTELVMMQDSSPDFEDTWRFLENRINDAMNMGHTAKQVKSTGEALVQGLMGAAVTLKNLTGLNQRR